Proteins encoded by one window of Ostrinia nubilalis chromosome 23, ilOstNubi1.1, whole genome shotgun sequence:
- the LOC135083273 gene encoding glucose dehydrogenase [FAD, quinone]-like, with protein sequence MVWAPLNLTDICPAHTQATACSQFGYIFLNLVIRLYGDAEDRRIQEAKGYYGDGIVENLYNHEVKEEYDFIVVGAGASGCVVANRLSAVKDWKVLLLEAGPEQPDITLVPGLSTALIGSNIDWNYLTEPNGRSCLGRPNQQCAWPRGKTMGGSSSINSMSYIRGNKVDYDDWAAAGNVGWSYKDVLPYFKKSEHNLNLEALNRKYHGVDGEQYVSRYPYIDDPSIMLTEAFHEAGLPFRDYNGAEQVGTMQAQSVVKDGERVSTNNAFIQPIRYKRKNLTVKPNSEAIKILVNEHKRAYGVMYIRNGKIRTAYAKKEVIVSGGAINSPKLLMLSGIGPKKHLEDLHIDVVKDLPVGENLHDHVTFNGYIIALPNKTNTMVDQQEILDSVYEYSQQKYKTNPLAGNGAVNSISFIKTEPGLRAPDIQFQMDVTVWEEYIREPALVDSVAIFPTAYYTGVLPRTMNLVPKSRGKILLNATNPYGPPLIHANYFGDSRDFLPIIRGVRFLLSLENTKAFRSRGAYFVKKPLKVCDHLHWGTDEYTVCLAKAYTSSPYHPAGTCKMGPKSDKTAVVDPRLNVYGVEGLRVIDASIMPVVVRGNTNAPSIMIGERGVAFVLEDWLGKSHVY encoded by the exons ATGGTGTGGGCGCCTCTAAACTTGACTGACATCTGTCCAGCCCACACTCAAGCCACCGCTTGCAGCCAGTTCGGATACATATTCCTGAACCTCGTCATCCGTCTGTACGGTGATGCGGAAGACAGACGGATCCAGGAGGCAAAAGGATATTACGGTGATGGGATAGTCGAGAACTTGTATAATCATGAAGTTAAAGAGGAATATGACTTCATAGTGGTTGGAGCGGGAGCGTCAGGGTGTGTGGTGGCGAATAGATTGTCAGCAGTTAAGGACTGGAAG GTTCTCCTACTAGAAGCAGGTCCAGAGCAGCCTGATATCACTCTAGTACCTGGATTGAGCACAGCTCTCATTGGCTCCAACATCGACTGGAATTACCTGACGGAACCCAACGGACGCAGTTGTCTTGGCAGACCCAACCAGCAGTGCGCCTGGCCGCG TGGCAAAACTATGGGAGGGTCGAGTTCAATCAACTCCATGTCGTATATCAGAGGCAATAAAGTCGATTATGACGACTGGGCCGCCGCTGGAAACGTGGGGTGGAGCTATAAAGAT GTTTTGCCCTACTTCAAGAAATCCGAACACAATCTTAACTTGGAGGCGTTGAATAGAAAATACCACGGTGTGGATGGAGAACAATACGTGTCCCGCTACCCTTACATAGATGACCCTTCTATTATGTTGACCGAAGCTTTCCACGAAGCTGGCCTGCCCTTTCGAGACTACAATGGTGCTGAACAAGTTGGCACTATGCAAGCCCAGTCTGTAGTTAAAGACGGGGAAAGAGTGTCTACCAACAACGCTTTTATCCAACCAATCAGGTACAAAAGGAAGAATCTCACAGTGAAACCCAACTCTGAAGCCATCAAAATACTCGTGAACGAACATAAAAGGGCATACGGGGTCATGTACATCAGAAATGGAAAGATCAGAACCGCTTATGCTAAAAAAGAAGTCATAGTCAGCGGAGGTGCCATCAATTCCCCGAAACTACTGATGTTGTCGGGCATAGGGCCTAAGAAGCATTTGGAGGATCTGCACATAGACGTGGTCAAAGATTTGCCTGTTGGCGAAAACTTACACGACCACGTCACGTTTAACGGTTATATCATTGCTCTACCTAATAAAACTAACACAATGGTTGATCAACAAGAAATTCTGGACAGCGTTTACGAGTATTCTCAGCAAAAATATAAGACAAACCCATTGGCAGGCAATGGGGCTGTAAATTCTATATCCTTTATCAAAACTGAGCCTGGTTTGCGCGCTCCAGATATACAGTTCCAAATGGATGTCACAGTTTGGGAGGAGTACATAAGAGAACCAGCGTTAGTCGACTCAGTTGCCATATTCCCTACTGCTTATTACACGGGAGTGTTGCCCCGTACTATGAATTTAGTCCCGAAAAGCAGGGGAAAGATTCTGCTTAACGCGACCAATCCTTATGGTCCACCACTGATTCATGCCAACTACTTCGGCGACTCGAGAGATTTCCTGCCTATAATCCGAGGTGTTAGGTTCTTGCTGTCCTTAGAAAATACCAAAGCGTTCAGGTCTAGGGGAGCGTACTTTGTGAAGAAGCCATTGAAAGTGTGCGATCATTTGCACTGGGGAACTGATGAATATACGGTGTGTTTGGCAAAAGCGTACACTTCGTCACCTTACCATCCGGCAGGTACCTGTAAAATGGGTCCTAAGTCGGACAAAACTGCTGTGGTTGACCCAAGACTGAATGTGTATGGAGTGGAAGGCCTGAGGGTCATAGATGCGTCAATTATGCCAGTCGTGGTCAGGGGGAACACGAATGCACCCAGTATTATGATCGGTGAACGAGGCGTCGCCTTCGTTTTGGAGGATTGGCTTGGCAAATCTCATGTGTACTAG